The following proteins come from a genomic window of Astatotilapia calliptera chromosome 11, fAstCal1.2, whole genome shotgun sequence:
- the lin28aa gene encoding protein lin-28 homolog A codes for MAEGVCKTEEDEGPSPEENSESFHGVGVCKWFNVRMGFGFLSMTSREGEPLDEPVDVFVHQSKLHMEGFRSLKEGEAVEFTFKKSSKGLESQRVTGPGGIHCVGSERRPKGKKVQKRRSKGDRCYNCGGLDHHAKECKLPPQPKKCHFCQSIDHMVASCPIKAQQSSPGSQGKLFSSKGDEEEHSQQAPPTETSD; via the exons ATGGCAGAAG GAGTGTGTAAAACCGAGGAGGATGAAGGACCGAGTCCCGAGGAGAATTCAGAGTCTTTCCACGGGGTCGGTGTGTGTAAATGGTTCAACGTCCGCATGGGTTTCGGGTTCCTGTCCATGACCAGCCGGGAGGGAGAGCCGCTGGACGAGCCGGTGGATGTGTTCGTCCATCAG AGTAAGTTGCACATGGAAGGCTTCCGCAGCCTGAAGGAGGGCGAGGCGGTCGAGTTTACCTTCAAAAAGTCATCCAAAGGTCTGGAGTCACAGAGAGTGACCGGACCAGGTGGCATCCACTGCGTGGGCAGTGAGCGGAGACCCAAAGGCAAGAAGGTCCAAAAGCGGCGTTCAAAGGGGGACAG ATGCTACAACTGTGGAGGCTTAGACCACCATGCCAAAGAGTGTAAGTTACCTCCCCAGCCAAAGAAGTGCCACTTCTGCCAAAGCATTGACCACATGGTTGCCAGCTGCCCAATCAAAGCACAACAGTCTTCACCGGGTTCTCAGGGAAAACTGTTCTCCTCCAAAGGAGACGAGGAGGAGCACAGCCAGCAGGCACCACCTACCGAGACCTCTGATTAA
- the LOC113032477 gene encoding glycoprotein endo-alpha-1,2-mannosidase-like protein encodes MARLRRKACIALFLFTLFIFGTMMGLRTLKPSDGFSDLAPGLELLPMIGGKMDRRSVSRDGTASPGQARPPGSNAKAVLSNTGPEGTIFYDVHIFYYMWYGNPHMDGKYIHWDHILVPHWDPKIASSYPRGKHMPPEDIGSSFYPELNSYSSRDPDVLESHMEQIGASAAGVLVLSWYPPGVADDNGEPAEDLVPAVLDAAYRHNLKVAFHIQPYRGRNDQSVHDNIKYIIDRYGDHGAFYKFTTSTGKSLPLFYIYDSYLTPPESWSEFLTPTGSHSVRGSAYDSVFIALIVEERHKHDILAGGFDGMYTYFASNGFSFGSSHQNWKAIKAFCDGNNLLFIPSVGPGYIDTSIRPWNNHNTRNRVNGRYYETALQAALNVRPEIVTITSFNEWHEGTQIERAVPKKTVTRVYLDYQPHGPDHYLELTRRWAEQFNKEKEQWLM; translated from the exons ATGGCACGACTGAGGAGGAAAGCGTGCATAGCTCTGTTTCTTTTCACGCTGTTCATCTTTGGGACCATGATGGGACTGAGGACCCTGAAGCCCAGTGACGGTTTCTCGGACTTGGCTCCGGGCTTGGAGCTCCTGCCGATGATCGGAGGAAAGATGGACCGGCGCTCAGTGTCCCGTGATGGGACCGCTTCCCCGGGTCAAGCCCGTCCGCCTGGCAGCAACGCCAAAGCCGTGTTGTCTAACACCGGCCCCGAGGGGACCATATTTTATGATGTTCATATTTTCTACTATATGTGGTACGGCAACCCACATATGGACGGTAAATACATTCACTGGGATCACATCCTAGTCCCGCACTGGGACCCTAAGATCGCATCCAGCTACCCGAGAGGGAAACACATGCCGCCCGAGGATATCGGCTCCAGTTTCTACCCCGAACTCAATTCGTACAGCTCGCGGGATCCGGATGTGTTGGAGTCCCACATGGAGCAGATCGGAGCATCCGCAGCAG GTGTTCTGGTCCTGTCCTGGTATCCTCCTGGAGTAGCTGATGACAATGGGGAACCTGCTGAGGATTTGGTACCAGCTGTACTGGATGCAGCATATAGACACAACCTCAAG GTTGCATTCCACATCCAACCATACAGAGGACGAAACGATCAGAGTGTGCATGACAACATCAAGTACATCATTGACAG GTATGGCGACCACGGAGCGTTCTACAAGTTCACTACCAGCACAGGGAAGAGTCTTCCTCTGTTTTACATTTATGACTCCTACCTAACTCCACCCGAGTCCTGGTCTGAGTTTTTGACACCGACTGGCTCCCACAGCGTGCGTGGGTCAGCTTACGACTCCGTCTTTATAGCCCTGATTGTGGAGGAGCGTCATAAGCACGACATCCTGGCAGGCGGCTTCGATGGCATGTACACTTACTTTGCCTCCAACGGCTTCTCCTTTGGCTCTTCTCACCAGAACTGGAAAGCCATCAAAGCTTTCTGCGATGGGAACAACCTCCTTTTTATCCCCAGCGTGGGGCCTGGTTACATTGACACCAGCATTCGGCCATGGAACAACCACAACACACGCAACAGGGTGAACGGACGTTACTACGAGACAGCCCTGCAGGCGGCACTCAACGTGCGCCCAGAGATTGTCACCATAACATCTTTTAATGAATGGCACGAGGGGACGCAGATAGAAAGGGCTGTGCCTAAAAAAACTGTGACACGGGTTTACTTGGACTATCAGCCACATGGGCCTGATCACTACCTGGAGCTGACCCGCCGCTGGGCCGAGCAGTTCAATAAAGAAAAGGAGCAGTGGCTCATGTGA
- the yrdc gene encoding threonylcarbamoyl-AMP synthase — MKLVCSIAAVLVNTSKGVHGSVAARRISAEMFKELKTKVLRLLPPTSNGPTVHRDETDGAEILSCTVKALKEGHIVAVPTDTIYGLACLAQNSDAVRKTYDTKGRNGQKPLAICVGEIQDIYKYCKVKVKKELLGDLLPGPVTLVFERSEELNTDLNPFTSLVGVRIPDHPFMRQLCQMCGEPLALTSANISSHTSTVEVHEFQELWPKLAVVVDGGPIGDQSRLGSTVVDLSVLGKYSIIRPGCALSSTVDVLERKYGLSELSGEE, encoded by the exons ATGAAGCTGGTATGTAGTATTGCTGCTGTATTAGTAAATACATCTAAAGGAGTTCACGGTTCAGTCGCAGCTCGTCGGATCAGTGCAGAGATGTTTAAAGAGCTCAAGACAAAAGTGTTGCGTCTGTTACCGCCGACCTCCAACGGACCGACGGTCCATCGGGACGAGACAG ATGGTGCTGAAATCCTGAGTTGCACAGTAAAGGCCCTGAAAGAGGGTCACATTGTTGCGGTGCCCACAGATACCATCTACGGCCTGGCATGTCTGGCCCAAAACTCCGACGCCGTCAGAAAAACGTATGACACTAAAGGACGAAACGGACAGAAGCCGCTGGCCATCTGTGTAGGGGAAATTCAGGATATCTATAA GTACTGCAAGGTGAAGGTGAAAAAAGAGCTGTTAGGTGACCTGCTCCCTGGTCCTGTCACCCTGGTGTTTGAAAGGTCTGAAGAACTGAACACAGACCTGAACCCCTTTACCTCA CTTGTAGGTGTACGTATCCCAGATCATCCCTTTATGAGGCAACTTTGTCAGATGTGTGGGGAACCACTGGCACTCACAAGTGCCAACATCAGCTCACATACCAGCACAGTGGAAGTACAT GAGTTCCAGGAGCTCTGGCCCAAACTAGCTGTGGTTGTTGATGGTGGACCGATAGGAGACCAGAGCCGCCTCGGATCAACAGTAGTCGACCTGTCAGTACTCGGCAAATACAGCATCATCAGACCAGGGTG TGCCCTTTCTTCTACGGTTGATGTGCTCGAGCGCAAATATGGACTGTCAGAGCTCTCTGGGGAAGAATGA